In one Modestobacter sp. L9-4 genomic region, the following are encoded:
- a CDS encoding CAP domain-containing protein encodes MLALVNAERAAAGCSAVSADGGLAGVARAHSADMRDRRYFSHADPEGRSPFDRAREAGVGNARAENIAQGQPDADAVVRAWMGSPGHRQNVLNCDYRTMGLGVATGAGGPWWTQLFGV; translated from the coding sequence GTGCTGGCGCTGGTCAACGCCGAGCGCGCGGCGGCCGGCTGCAGTGCGGTCAGCGCGGACGGCGGGCTGGCCGGGGTGGCCCGGGCGCACAGCGCCGACATGCGCGACCGCCGCTACTTCTCCCACGCCGACCCGGAGGGCCGGTCGCCCTTCGACCGCGCCCGGGAGGCCGGGGTGGGCAACGCCCGCGCGGAGAACATCGCCCAGGGTCAGCCGGACGCCGACGCGGTCGTGCGGGCGTGGATGGGCAGCCCCGGCCACCGGCAGAACGTCCTGAACTGCGACTACCGCACGATGGGCCTGGGCGTGGCCACCGGCGCCGGCGGCCCCTGGTGGACCCAGCTCTTCGGCGTCTGA
- a CDS encoding endonuclease domain-containing protein has translation MSRQPYRPDLLHGRVFRGSWAVRTGVLTRAQLRSSAWRRLREDVYADATEPDTHRLHARSAALVMPRGAALGGRTAAVLHGLTDAAGPGDPVEVVLPPSLRWDPQPGVRVRTASLDGDVVGRGPFLRWTAPVRTAVDLARRGPVPEAVVLLDQLVDARVVELTAVRAAVSGLPRCRGSRTAREVVARADGLAQSPQETRLRLLLADTDLPCPVAQFEVRDAGGFVARVDLAWPDRRLALEYDGFWHADPVQFRRDRERLNRLTATGWRVVFVTAADLHRPGQLLRLLRAELA, from the coding sequence GTGTCCCGACAGCCGTACCGGCCCGACCTGCTGCACGGGCGCGTCTTCCGGGGGTCCTGGGCGGTGCGCACCGGGGTGCTCACCCGCGCCCAGTTGCGCAGCAGCGCCTGGCGCCGGCTGCGGGAGGACGTGTACGCCGACGCGACCGAGCCGGACACCCACCGGCTCCACGCCCGGTCAGCCGCCCTGGTCATGCCCCGGGGTGCCGCGCTCGGTGGCCGGACGGCCGCGGTGCTGCACGGTCTGACCGACGCCGCAGGCCCCGGCGACCCGGTCGAGGTGGTGCTGCCGCCGTCGCTGCGCTGGGACCCCCAGCCCGGGGTGCGGGTGCGGACGGCGTCACTGGACGGCGATGTGGTCGGCCGCGGCCCCTTCCTGCGCTGGACGGCGCCGGTGCGCACGGCCGTCGACCTGGCCCGCCGCGGACCGGTACCGGAGGCGGTCGTGCTCCTGGACCAGCTGGTCGACGCGCGGGTCGTCGAGCTGACGGCCGTGCGGGCCGCTGTCTCCGGGCTGCCGCGTTGCCGGGGGAGCCGCACCGCCCGCGAGGTCGTGGCGCGCGCCGACGGCCTGGCGCAGTCCCCGCAGGAGACCCGGCTGCGGCTGCTGCTGGCGGACACCGACCTGCCCTGCCCGGTCGCCCAGTTCGAGGTGCGGGACGCCGGCGGGTTCGTCGCCCGCGTGGACCTCGCGTGGCCGGACCGACGGCTGGCCCTGGAGTACGACGGCTTCTGGCACGCCGATCCGGTGCAGTTCCGGCGGGACCGCGAGCGGCTGAACCGGCTCACCGCAACGGGCTGGCGCGTCGTCTTCGTGACCGCGGCCGATCTGCACCGGCCCGGCCAGCTCCTGCGCCTGCTCCGAGCCGAGCTGGCGTGA
- a CDS encoding NADP-dependent isocitrate dehydrogenase, producing MSKIKVEGKVVELDGDEMTRIIWQFIKDQLILPYLDVDLEYYDLGMENRDATDDQVTIDAANAIKQHGVGVKCATITPDEARVEEFGLKKMWRSPNGTIRNILGGVIFREPIIMQNVPRLVPGWTKPIIIGRHAYGDQYRATDFTFPTAGTLKVVFTPEDGGEPIEREVFQAPGAGVSLSMYNLDQSIYDFARASLNYGLNRGYPVYLSTKNTILKAYDGRFKDIFEEVFQTEFKERFDAAGITYEHRLIDDMVAASLKWEGGYVWACKNYDGDVQSDTVAQGFGSLGLMTSVLATPDGKVVEAEAAHGTVTRHYRAHQRGEATSTNPIASIFAWTRGLAHRGVLDGTPEVTAFAETLERVCIETVEGGQMTKDLALLISKDAPWLTTQDFLAAIDANLQKAMA from the coding sequence GTGAGCAAGATCAAGGTCGAGGGCAAGGTCGTCGAGCTCGACGGCGACGAGATGACCCGCATCATCTGGCAGTTCATCAAGGACCAGCTGATCCTCCCGTACCTGGACGTCGACCTCGAGTACTACGACCTGGGCATGGAGAACCGCGACGCGACCGACGACCAGGTCACCATCGACGCGGCCAACGCCATCAAGCAGCACGGCGTGGGCGTCAAGTGCGCCACCATCACCCCGGACGAGGCGCGGGTCGAGGAGTTCGGCCTGAAGAAGATGTGGCGCTCCCCGAACGGGACGATCCGCAACATCCTCGGCGGCGTCATCTTCCGCGAGCCGATCATCATGCAGAACGTGCCGCGCCTGGTGCCGGGCTGGACCAAGCCGATCATCATCGGCCGCCACGCCTACGGCGACCAGTACCGCGCCACCGACTTCACGTTCCCCACCGCGGGCACGCTGAAGGTCGTCTTCACCCCCGAGGACGGCGGCGAGCCGATCGAGCGCGAGGTCTTCCAGGCCCCCGGCGCCGGCGTCTCGCTGTCGATGTACAACCTCGACCAGTCGATCTACGACTTTGCGCGGGCCTCGCTGAACTACGGCCTCAACCGCGGCTACCCGGTCTACCTCTCCACGAAGAACACGATCCTCAAGGCCTACGACGGCCGCTTCAAGGACATCTTCGAGGAGGTCTTCCAGACCGAGTTCAAGGAGCGCTTCGACGCCGCCGGCATCACCTACGAGCACCGGCTGATCGACGACATGGTCGCCGCCTCGCTCAAGTGGGAGGGCGGCTACGTCTGGGCCTGCAAGAACTACGACGGTGACGTGCAGTCCGACACCGTCGCGCAGGGCTTCGGCTCGCTGGGCCTGATGACGTCGGTGCTGGCCACGCCGGACGGCAAGGTCGTCGAGGCCGAGGCCGCCCACGGCACGGTCACCCGGCACTACCGCGCCCACCAGCGCGGCGAGGCCACCTCGACCAACCCGATCGCCTCGATCTTCGCCTGGACCCGGGGCCTGGCCCACCGCGGCGTGCTCGACGGCACCCCCGAGGTCACCGCGTTCGCGGAGACCCTCGAGCGGGTCTGCATCGAGACCGTCGAAGGCGGCCAGATGACCAAGGACCTCGCCCTGCTGATCAGCAAGGACGCCCCCTGGCTGACCACTCAGGACTTCCTGGCGGCCATCGACGCCAACCTGCAGAAGGCCATGGCCTGA
- the mdh gene encoding malate dehydrogenase has product MADRARSGKVTVVGAGFYGSTTALRLAEYDVFETVVLTDVVEGRPEGLALDINQSRAIEGFGTRVVGVGGGSYAGTEDSDVVVVTAGLPRKPGMSRMDLLETNAGIVRQVSENVARTSPDAVVIVVSNPLDEMTALAQLATGFPHGRVMGQAGMLDTARFTNNVAEELGVPVASVRTLTLGSHGDTMVPVPSRCTVDGRPLAEVLPADRIAHLVERTRNGGAEVVALLKTGSAYVAPSAAAARMARAVIEDSGAVMPVCAWVEGQYGISGVYLGVEAEIGREGVRRVVESDLSDSELAGLREAADAVRAKQADIADL; this is encoded by the coding sequence ATGGCGGATCGGGCCCGGAGCGGCAAGGTGACCGTGGTCGGCGCCGGCTTCTACGGGTCGACGACCGCGTTGCGGCTGGCCGAGTACGACGTGTTCGAGACCGTCGTGCTCACCGACGTCGTCGAGGGCCGGCCCGAGGGCCTGGCGCTGGACATCAACCAGTCCCGCGCGATCGAGGGCTTCGGCACCCGGGTCGTGGGCGTGGGCGGCGGCTCCTACGCCGGCACGGAGGACTCCGACGTCGTCGTCGTCACCGCGGGCCTGCCCCGCAAGCCGGGGATGAGCCGGATGGACCTGCTGGAGACCAACGCCGGCATCGTGCGCCAGGTCTCGGAGAACGTCGCCCGCACCTCGCCCGACGCCGTCGTCATCGTGGTCTCCAACCCGCTGGACGAGATGACCGCGCTGGCCCAGCTGGCCACCGGCTTCCCGCACGGGCGGGTCATGGGCCAGGCCGGGATGCTCGACACCGCGCGGTTCACGAACAACGTCGCCGAGGAGCTCGGCGTCCCGGTCGCCTCGGTGCGCACCCTGACGCTGGGCTCGCACGGCGACACGATGGTCCCCGTCCCCTCGCGCTGCACCGTCGACGGCCGCCCGCTCGCCGAGGTGCTCCCCGCCGACCGGATCGCCCACCTGGTGGAGCGCACCCGCAACGGCGGCGCCGAGGTGGTCGCCCTGCTCAAGACCGGGTCGGCCTACGTCGCCCCCTCGGCCGCTGCTGCCCGCATGGCGCGCGCGGTCATCGAGGACTCCGGTGCGGTCATGCCGGTGTGCGCGTGGGTCGAGGGCCAGTACGGCATCTCCGGGGTCTACCTGGGGGTCGAGGCCGAGATCGGCCGTGAGGGTGTCCGGAGGGTCGTCGAGAGCGACCTGTCCGACAGTGAGCTGGCAGGCCTGCGCGAGGCGGCGGACGCCGTTCGTGCGAAGCAGGCCGACATCGCCGACCTCTGA
- a CDS encoding DUF3017 domain-containing protein, with protein MTRPRPATRPGARPPLYLRRPLIAGFLRQWPLLSCIVLVAAGLLLVAAERWRVGLVLMGLALVLAGMFRLLLPVRRIGFLAVRSRPVDITLMLGAGAVLVVSVLAIPGS; from the coding sequence GTGACCCGCCCCCGGCCGGCGACCCGCCCGGGCGCGCGGCCGCCGCTGTACCTGCGGCGCCCGCTCATCGCCGGCTTCCTGCGGCAGTGGCCGCTGCTGAGCTGCATCGTCCTCGTCGCGGCCGGGCTGCTGCTCGTGGCCGCGGAGCGGTGGCGGGTGGGCCTGGTGCTGATGGGCCTGGCGCTGGTGCTGGCCGGGATGTTCCGGCTGCTGCTGCCGGTCCGCCGCATCGGGTTCCTCGCCGTCCGCAGCCGGCCGGTCGACATCACGCTGATGCTGGGCGCCGGCGCCGTCCTGGTCGTCAGCGTGCTCGCGATCCCGGGCTCCTGA
- a CDS encoding bifunctional methylenetetrahydrofolate dehydrogenase/methenyltetrahydrofolate cyclohydrolase, producing the protein MAATTLDGKATAAAIRGELTERVAALAAMGRRPGLGTLLVGDDPGSRWYVNAKHSDCAQVGIASIQRELPATASQEEVLAVVDELNADPACTGYIVQLPLPKGIDESAVLERIDPAKDADGLHPVNLGRLVLGVPGALPCTPLGIVELLRRYDVPLAGAEVVVVGRGITVGRPLGLLLTRRTENATVTLCHTGTRDLAAHTRTADVVVAAAGVPGLITADMVKPGAAVLDVGVSRVDGKIAGDVAADVREVAGHVAPNPGGVGPMTRAMLLSNVVLAAEQAVGAQVLSA; encoded by the coding sequence GTGGCAGCGACGACTCTCGACGGCAAGGCGACCGCAGCGGCGATCCGGGGCGAGCTCACCGAGCGCGTCGCCGCACTGGCCGCCATGGGACGGCGTCCCGGGCTGGGCACCCTGCTCGTCGGTGACGACCCGGGCAGCCGCTGGTACGTCAACGCCAAGCACTCCGACTGCGCCCAGGTCGGCATCGCCAGCATCCAGCGCGAGCTGCCCGCCACCGCGAGCCAGGAGGAGGTGCTGGCGGTCGTCGACGAGCTGAACGCCGACCCGGCCTGCACCGGCTACATCGTCCAGCTGCCGCTGCCGAAGGGCATCGACGAGAGCGCCGTCCTGGAGCGCATCGACCCGGCCAAGGACGCCGACGGGCTGCACCCGGTCAACCTCGGCCGGCTGGTGCTCGGCGTCCCCGGTGCGCTGCCCTGCACCCCGCTGGGCATCGTCGAGCTGCTGCGCCGGTACGACGTCCCGCTCGCCGGCGCCGAGGTCGTCGTCGTCGGCCGCGGCATCACCGTGGGCCGCCCGCTGGGCCTGCTGCTCACCCGGCGCACCGAGAACGCCACCGTGACCCTCTGCCACACCGGCACCCGCGACCTGGCCGCGCACACCCGTACCGCCGACGTCGTCGTCGCCGCGGCCGGCGTGCCCGGCCTGATCACCGCCGACATGGTCAAGCCGGGTGCCGCCGTCCTCGACGTGGGCGTCAGCCGGGTCGACGGCAAGATCGCCGGTGACGTGGCCGCCGACGTGCGCGAGGTCGCCGGGCACGTGGCCCCCAACCCCGGCGGCGTGGGCCCGATGACCCGGGCGATGCTGCTGTCCAACGTCGTCCTGGCCGCGGAGCAGGCGGTCGGCGCCCAGGTGCTCTCGGCATGA
- a CDS encoding pentapeptide repeat-containing protein, whose product MEPPEPGSVWEDEDLARVDWDSAVLEQVTFLDCRFDDAQLAELVTRRCVFERCVLTGVNLSGSRHEGSAFLSCRFDRAKLFDASWTGCKLTGSQFPNVTMRPMTSVESDWSYASLRGADLSGVDLSGQRLAEADLTDADLRESDLRQADLRHARVQTTQLRGADLRGALTEGLNWQALDLTGVRVDLGQAVQFTVAHGALVD is encoded by the coding sequence GTGGAGCCGCCTGAGCCCGGGTCGGTCTGGGAGGACGAGGACCTCGCCCGGGTCGACTGGGACTCCGCCGTCCTGGAGCAGGTCACGTTCCTCGACTGCCGGTTCGACGACGCCCAGCTCGCCGAGCTGGTGACCCGGCGGTGCGTGTTCGAGCGCTGTGTCCTCACCGGGGTCAACCTGTCGGGCTCCCGGCACGAGGGGAGCGCGTTCCTCTCGTGCCGGTTCGACCGGGCGAAGCTGTTCGACGCCTCCTGGACCGGCTGCAAGCTCACCGGCTCGCAGTTCCCCAACGTCACGATGCGGCCGATGACGAGCGTGGAGTCCGACTGGTCCTACGCCTCGCTGCGGGGCGCGGACCTGTCCGGCGTCGACCTGTCGGGGCAGCGGCTGGCCGAGGCCGACCTCACCGACGCCGACCTGCGCGAGTCCGACCTGCGCCAGGCCGACCTGCGGCACGCCCGCGTGCAGACCACGCAGCTGCGCGGGGCGGACCTGCGCGGCGCCCTCACCGAGGGGCTCAACTGGCAGGCCCTGGACCTGACCGGGGTGCGGGTCGACCTGGGCCAGGCGGTGCAGTTCACCGTCGCCCACGGCGCCCTCGTCGACTGA
- the purH gene encoding bifunctional phosphoribosylaminoimidazolecarboxamide formyltransferase/IMP cyclohydrolase, with product MSDRTPVRRALLGVYDKNGIEELARGLVAAGVELVSTGATAARIADAGLPVTPVEQVTGFPETLDGRVKTLHPAVHAGILADRRKPEHVAQLEALGIAAFDLVVVNLYPFSDTVASGATPDECIEQIDIGGPAMVRAAAKNHPSVAVVVDPGRYAEVVEAVTAGGFTLAQRQQLAAEAFRHTAAYDVAVASWMGNVLAPDDESGFPAWVGGSWERADVLRYGENPHQGAALYRSGQPGLADAEQLHGKQMSYNNYVDTDAAWRAAHDHADPCVAIIKHANPCGIAVGADIATAHRKAHACDPVSAFGGVIAANREVDLTMAEQISEVFTEVVVAPSFTEDALGVLTQKKNVRLLQMPEAPRLSIELRPVSGGLLLQTADRIDAPGDDPTSWTLATGAPLDAAGLDDLVFAWRAVRAVKSNAILLASDKATVGVGMGQVNRVDSARLAVTRAGERATGSVAASDAFFPFADGLQVLLDAGVKAVVQPGGSVRDAEVVAAAEAAGVTLYLTGTRHFAH from the coding sequence ATGAGCGACCGCACCCCCGTCCGCCGCGCACTGCTCGGGGTCTACGACAAGAACGGCATCGAGGAGCTGGCCCGCGGGCTCGTGGCAGCCGGTGTCGAGCTGGTCAGCACCGGCGCCACCGCCGCCCGCATCGCCGACGCCGGCCTGCCGGTCACCCCGGTCGAGCAGGTCACCGGCTTCCCCGAGACCCTCGACGGGCGCGTGAAGACGCTGCACCCGGCCGTGCACGCCGGCATCCTCGCCGACCGCCGCAAGCCCGAGCACGTCGCGCAGCTCGAGGCCCTGGGCATCGCCGCCTTCGACCTGGTCGTGGTGAACCTCTACCCGTTCAGCGACACCGTGGCCTCCGGTGCGACGCCCGACGAGTGCATCGAGCAGATCGACATCGGTGGCCCGGCGATGGTGCGCGCGGCTGCCAAGAACCACCCGTCGGTCGCGGTGGTGGTCGACCCGGGCCGCTACGCGGAGGTGGTCGAGGCCGTCACGGCCGGCGGCTTCACCCTCGCCCAGCGCCAGCAGCTGGCCGCCGAGGCGTTCCGGCACACCGCGGCCTACGACGTGGCGGTCGCCTCGTGGATGGGCAACGTGCTCGCCCCCGACGACGAGAGCGGCTTCCCGGCGTGGGTCGGCGGCAGCTGGGAGCGCGCCGACGTCCTGCGCTACGGGGAGAACCCGCACCAGGGTGCCGCGCTGTACCGCAGCGGCCAGCCCGGGCTCGCCGACGCCGAGCAGCTGCACGGCAAGCAGATGTCCTACAACAACTACGTCGACACCGACGCCGCCTGGCGGGCCGCGCACGACCACGCCGACCCCTGCGTGGCGATCATCAAGCACGCCAACCCGTGCGGGATCGCCGTCGGCGCCGACATCGCCACCGCCCACCGCAAGGCGCACGCCTGCGACCCGGTGTCGGCCTTCGGCGGGGTCATCGCCGCCAACCGCGAGGTCGACCTGACCATGGCCGAGCAGATCTCCGAGGTCTTCACCGAGGTGGTCGTGGCCCCCTCGTTCACCGAGGACGCCCTGGGCGTGCTGACCCAGAAGAAGAACGTCCGGCTGCTGCAGATGCCCGAGGCGCCGCGGCTGTCGATCGAGCTGCGCCCGGTCAGCGGTGGGCTGCTGCTGCAGACCGCCGACCGCATCGACGCCCCCGGCGACGACCCGACCAGCTGGACCCTGGCCACCGGCGCCCCGCTGGACGCCGCCGGCCTCGACGACCTGGTCTTCGCCTGGCGGGCGGTGCGCGCGGTGAAGAGCAACGCGATCCTGCTGGCCAGCGACAAGGCCACCGTCGGGGTCGGCATGGGCCAGGTCAACCGCGTCGACTCCGCCCGGCTCGCGGTCACCCGCGCCGGTGAGCGGGCCACCGGGTCGGTCGCGGCCTCCGACGCGTTCTTCCCCTTCGCCGACGGCCTGCAGGTGCTCCTCGACGCCGGCGTGAAGGCCGTCGTCCAGCCGGGTGGGTCGGTGCGCGACGCGGAGGTGGTCGCCGCGGCCGAGGCCGCCGGCGTGACGCTGTACCTGACCGGCACCCGCCACTTCGCCCACTGA
- the purN gene encoding phosphoribosylglycinamide formyltransferase: protein MPAVAPAAPRSRVVVLLSGAGTLCAALLAATEDAGYPAEVVAVGSDRPHAAGLAAARDRGVDTFVTALADHPDRAHWDRALAAELTARRPDWVVSAGFMKLLGPAVLDAFGGRVLNTHPALLPAFPGAHAVRDALAAGVDTTGATVHLVDAGVDTGPVLAQRAVPVLPGDDEARLHERIKTVERELLVHTLADLVTQAPAAPTVDEPQESTR, encoded by the coding sequence GTGCCCGCCGTTGCGCCCGCTGCACCGCGGTCCCGGGTCGTCGTCCTCCTGTCCGGGGCCGGCACCCTGTGCGCCGCGCTGCTGGCCGCCACTGAGGACGCCGGCTACCCGGCCGAGGTGGTCGCCGTCGGCTCCGACCGGCCGCACGCCGCCGGGCTGGCCGCCGCCCGCGACCGGGGCGTCGACACCTTCGTGACCGCGCTGGCCGACCACCCCGACCGCGCGCACTGGGACCGCGCGCTGGCCGCCGAGCTGACTGCCCGGCGTCCGGACTGGGTGGTCTCCGCCGGGTTCATGAAGCTGCTGGGCCCGGCCGTGCTGGACGCCTTCGGCGGCCGGGTCCTCAACACCCACCCGGCGCTGCTGCCGGCGTTCCCCGGGGCGCACGCCGTCCGGGACGCCCTGGCCGCCGGCGTGGACACGACCGGTGCCACCGTCCACCTCGTCGACGCCGGCGTCGACACCGGACCGGTGCTCGCCCAGCGCGCCGTGCCCGTCCTGCCCGGGGACGACGAGGCGCGGCTGCACGAACGGATCAAGACCGTGGAGCGCGAGCTCCTGGTGCACACCCTGGCCGACCTGGTGACCCAGGCGCCGGCCGCCCCGACCGTCGACGAACCTCAGGAGAGCACCCGATGA
- a CDS encoding DUF6350 family protein translates to MTSLLSRLPSLGPGDGEPRSSATGGLAAAAALAVHVLGLLGLGLALVVVQTLDPDGGLPVGSSARLAAQLWLLAQGAQLDLPSGPLRVAPLLLTLVIAWGLNRAAGSVAAVRAVHTAGGAARVLAVVVGVHVVATAGLALLADGAAAPVGLLRPVLGALVLALVAGGLGVLRDSGLSAELADRFPGPGRALWQAVVAGTLTLAACCTAVVAVALVDDIAAVGRLATGLGGASAGAAGQVGLSLLLLPNATAAVMGLAAGPGFVVGAGTLVSAGGVSLAAVPALPLMAALPDTQAVPLLAFLAQALPAVAGLVAAAVLGRRLGEDDGGSVTAALWGLVAGVGVGVTCGLVVLVAGARLGDGALAEVGAPALTTGLAIAAQAGIAAALAAPVSRWRARG, encoded by the coding sequence TGCCCTCACTGGGACCGGGGGACGGCGAGCCGCGCAGCTCGGCCACCGGCGGGCTGGCCGCGGCCGCCGCCCTGGCGGTGCACGTCCTCGGCCTGCTCGGACTGGGCCTGGCGCTCGTCGTCGTCCAGACCCTCGACCCCGACGGCGGCCTGCCCGTGGGCTCCTCGGCGCGGCTGGCCGCCCAGCTGTGGCTGCTCGCCCAGGGCGCCCAGCTGGACCTGCCCTCCGGGCCGCTGCGGGTGGCGCCCCTGCTGCTCACCCTGGTCATCGCCTGGGGGCTGAACCGGGCCGCCGGCTCGGTGGCGGCGGTGCGCGCGGTGCACACCGCGGGCGGGGCGGCGCGGGTGCTCGCCGTGGTCGTGGGCGTCCACGTCGTCGCGACCGCCGGGCTCGCGCTGCTCGCCGACGGTGCCGCCGCCCCCGTCGGCCTCCTCCGGCCGGTGCTCGGCGCTCTCGTGCTGGCCCTGGTCGCCGGCGGACTCGGGGTGCTGCGCGACTCCGGTCTCAGCGCCGAGCTGGCCGACCGGTTCCCCGGCCCGGGGCGGGCGCTGTGGCAGGCCGTCGTCGCCGGCACGCTGACGCTCGCCGCCTGCTGCACCGCGGTCGTCGCGGTCGCCCTGGTCGACGACATCGCCGCGGTGGGCCGGCTGGCCACCGGTCTCGGCGGGGCCAGCGCCGGCGCCGCCGGCCAGGTCGGGCTCAGCCTGCTGCTGCTGCCCAACGCCACCGCCGCGGTGATGGGGCTGGCCGCCGGTCCCGGCTTCGTGGTCGGGGCCGGCACCCTGGTCTCCGCCGGCGGGGTGAGCCTGGCCGCCGTGCCGGCGCTGCCGCTGATGGCCGCCCTGCCCGACACCCAGGCCGTGCCGCTGCTGGCCTTCCTCGCCCAGGCGCTGCCGGCCGTCGCCGGGCTGGTCGCCGCGGCGGTGCTCGGTCGGCGGCTCGGCGAGGACGACGGCGGCAGCGTCACCGCCGCGCTGTGGGGCCTGGTGGCCGGCGTGGGCGTCGGCGTCACCTGCGGGCTGGTCGTGCTCGTGGCCGGTGCCCGGCTGGGCGACGGTGCGCTGGCCGAGGTCGGCGCCCCGGCGCTGACCACCGGCCTGGCGATCGCGGCACAGGCCGGCATCGCGGCCGCGCTGGCCGCCCCGGTCAGCCGCTGGCGCGCCCGCGGCTGA